From the genome of Biomphalaria glabrata chromosome 17, xgBioGlab47.1, whole genome shotgun sequence, one region includes:
- the LOC106080334 gene encoding uncharacterized protein LOC106080334 isoform X1: protein MNTILIYLALALTATTITQSNAEDTTINAQTTGTTNAPVTGTTNASVTGSTNAPVTGSTNASGTGSTNAPGTGSTNAPGTGSTNAPGNNETTTAKGSRTVSMAGYFTLAIILLVKIYA from the exons aCTATTCTGATTTACTTGGCCTTAGCATTAACAG CAACAACAATTACACAATCCAACGCTGAAGACACTACAATAAACGCACAAACTACAGGCACAACGAACGCTCCAGTTACAGGTACAACCAACGCTTCAGTTACAGGTTCAACGAACGCTCCGGTTACAGGATCAACGAACGCATCAGGCACAGGTTCAACGAATGCACCAGGCACAGGTTCAACGAACGCACCAGGTACAGGTTCAACGAACGCACCAG gaAACAATGAAACTACTACTGCAAAAG GATCTAGAACAGTTTCAATGGCAGGATATTTTACTCTAGCAATCATATTGTTGGTCAAGATCTACGCATAA
- the LOC106080334 gene encoding variant surface antigen A-like isoform X2, with protein sequence MNTILIYLALALTATTITQSNAEDTTINAQTTGTTNAPVTGTTNASVTGSTNAPVTGSTNASGTGSTNAPGTGSTNAPGNNETTTAKGSRTVSMAGYFTLAIILLVKIYA encoded by the exons aCTATTCTGATTTACTTGGCCTTAGCATTAACAG CAACAACAATTACACAATCCAACGCTGAAGACACTACAATAAACGCACAAACTACAGGCACAACGAACGCTCCAGTTACAGGTACAACCAACGCTTCAGTTACAGGTTCAACGAACGCTCCGGTTACAGGATCAACGAACGCATCAGGCACAGGTTCAACGAATGCACCAGGCACAGGTTCAACGAACGCACCAG gaAACAATGAAACTACTACTGCAAAAG GATCTAGAACAGTTTCAATGGCAGGATATTTTACTCTAGCAATCATATTGTTGGTCAAGATCTACGCATAA